A genomic segment from Flavobacterium inviolabile encodes:
- a CDS encoding MBL fold metallo-hydrolase: MKVYFLGTGTSQGIPIIGSDHPVCLSDDPRDKRLRVSVLMRWEDHNVVIDCGPDFRQQMLTAKCAKLDGILFTHEHADHTAGLDDIRPYNFRQGPMPVYAHERVIASLKRRFDYIFETENRYPGAPSVAVSEVKNDAAFVLGGKTVIPINVWHGDLQVFGYRIDDFAYLTDVKTIDAAEVEKLKGVKVLVVNALRVEPHISHFNLEEALAFISHIQPERAYLTHISHHMGFHGEVQEKLPKNVFLAYDNLEITI, from the coding sequence TTGAAAGTATATTTTTTGGGAACAGGAACTTCACAGGGAATCCCTATTATCGGAAGCGATCATCCCGTTTGTCTGAGTGATGATCCGAGAGATAAACGATTGCGGGTATCCGTTTTAATGCGTTGGGAAGATCATAATGTTGTAATTGATTGTGGACCGGATTTCAGGCAGCAGATGCTCACGGCTAAATGTGCTAAGCTGGACGGGATACTGTTTACGCATGAACACGCCGATCATACAGCCGGTCTGGACGATATCCGGCCTTATAATTTCCGGCAGGGTCCCATGCCTGTATATGCACACGAACGGGTGATAGCAAGCCTTAAAAGACGATTTGACTATATTTTCGAGACCGAGAACCGCTATCCCGGCGCGCCTTCTGTGGCTGTTAGCGAAGTGAAAAACGATGCGGCTTTTGTTTTGGGCGGTAAAACGGTGATCCCGATAAATGTATGGCATGGCGACTTGCAGGTATTTGGTTACCGCATAGACGATTTTGCCTATCTGACCGATGTGAAAACCATTGACGCTGCAGAAGTGGAAAAACTCAAAGGAGTAAAGGTGCTTGTGGTGAATGCCCTACGGGTGGAACCGCACATTTCCCATTTTAATCTGGAAGAAGCTTTGGCGTTTATCAGCCATATTCAGCCGGAACGTGCCTATCTGACCCACATCAGCCATCATATGGGATTTCACGGAGAAGTGCAGGAAAAACTGCCGAAAAACGTATTTTTGGCTTACGATAATTTAGAAATTACAATTTAA
- the uvrA gene encoding excinuclease ABC subunit UvrA, with the protein MKTDITTLEPKKNIIIKGAQLHNLKNIDVAIPRNKLVVVTGLSGSGKSSLAFDTLYAEGQRRYVESLSSYARQFLGRLDKPKVEYIKGIAPAIAIEQKVNTTNARSTVGTSTEIYDYLKLLYARIGKTISPVSGREVKKDTVTDVIDQVQQFEPDSKWLLLAPIHLEDGRKLEDKLKVLLQQGFARVLVDNQMVRLDEIEQHTLDNKDVLLIIDRIVVKEDEEFYNRLADAAQTAFYEGKGECYLQEVNSEKRIVFSNSFEMDGITFLEPNVHLFSFNNPYGACPKCEGYGNVIGIDEELVIPNTALSVYENAVYPWRGESMSWYRDQLVNSAYKFDFPIHKPFFELTDAQKALIWKGNKFFTGLDDFFQELEEKNYKIQNRVMLSRYRGKTKCNVCKGKRLRPEANYVFVGGKTISDLVDLPIKNLIDFFKALTLSEYDEKVAKRLLIEINNRLRFLDEVGLSYLTLNRNSATLSGGESQRINLATSLGSSLVGSMYILDEPSIGLHPKDTERLITVLENLRNLGNTVIVVEHDEDIMKAADMIIDIGPEAGTLGGDLVAQGTYEEILKADSLTAKYLNGTMEIEVPKKRRKFKNHIDIIGARENNLKNINVTFPLECLTVITGVSGSGKSTLVKKILFPAMQKQLEGVGEKAGQFTEMKGSYSHIKHIEYVDQNPIGRSSRSNPVTYIKAYDDIRDLFSKQHLSKMRGYQPKHFSFNVDGGRCETCKGEGSVTIEMQFMADVHLECETCNGKRFKKEIQEVNFENKNIDDVLTLTIDDAIAFFNLHGQTKITQKLQPLQDVGLGYVQLGQSSSTLSGGEAQRIKLASFLVKGVTKDKALFVFDEPTTGLHFHDIKKLLASFEALIEKGHSIIVIEHNLDLIKCADYIIDIGPEGGENGGQLMAFGTPEEVSKNKASITGKYLKDKL; encoded by the coding sequence ATGAAAACGGATATCACAACACTCGAGCCCAAAAAGAATATTATCATAAAAGGGGCTCAACTACACAATTTAAAGAACATCGATGTCGCTATTCCGCGAAATAAATTAGTGGTTGTGACTGGTCTTTCGGGATCGGGAAAATCGAGCCTGGCTTTCGATACGTTATATGCCGAAGGACAGCGCCGTTATGTGGAAAGTTTGTCCTCCTATGCCCGACAGTTTTTAGGCAGGCTGGACAAGCCGAAAGTAGAATATATCAAAGGTATTGCTCCGGCTATTGCCATAGAACAGAAAGTAAATACCACCAATGCCCGCTCTACCGTGGGAACTTCTACCGAAATTTACGATTACCTGAAATTACTATATGCCCGGATCGGGAAAACCATTTCTCCGGTTTCCGGCCGTGAAGTAAAAAAAGATACCGTAACGGATGTAATTGACCAGGTTCAGCAATTTGAACCGGACAGCAAATGGTTGCTGCTCGCGCCTATTCACCTGGAAGACGGCAGAAAACTGGAAGACAAACTAAAGGTGCTGCTGCAACAGGGTTTTGCCCGTGTTTTAGTCGACAACCAAATGGTGCGTCTGGATGAGATCGAACAGCATACGCTGGACAATAAAGATGTTTTATTAATCATTGACAGGATTGTTGTAAAGGAAGATGAAGAATTTTACAACCGCCTTGCCGATGCCGCCCAGACTGCTTTTTATGAAGGTAAAGGGGAATGTTATTTGCAGGAAGTAAATAGCGAGAAACGCATCGTGTTCAGCAACAGCTTCGAAATGGACGGGATTACCTTCCTGGAGCCGAATGTTCATTTGTTCAGCTTTAACAATCCTTACGGAGCCTGCCCGAAATGTGAAGGTTACGGAAACGTAATCGGTATTGATGAAGAGCTGGTTATTCCCAACACAGCCCTGTCTGTATATGAAAATGCCGTTTATCCGTGGCGTGGTGAAAGCATGAGCTGGTACCGCGATCAATTGGTGAACAGTGCTTATAAATTTGATTTCCCGATACACAAACCTTTCTTTGAATTAACAGATGCTCAAAAAGCACTGATCTGGAAAGGGAATAAATTCTTTACCGGACTGGATGATTTTTTCCAGGAACTGGAAGAGAAAAATTATAAAATCCAGAACCGCGTGATGCTGTCGCGTTACCGCGGAAAAACGAAATGTAATGTTTGTAAAGGAAAGCGTCTGCGCCCGGAAGCAAATTATGTTTTTGTGGGCGGGAAAACCATTTCCGACCTGGTTGATCTGCCAATTAAAAACCTGATCGATTTTTTTAAAGCGCTTACCTTATCTGAATATGATGAAAAAGTAGCCAAACGTCTTTTGATCGAGATCAACAATCGTTTGCGCTTTCTGGATGAAGTAGGATTAAGCTATTTAACGTTAAACCGTAATTCGGCAACACTTTCCGGAGGAGAATCGCAGCGTATCAATCTGGCCACTTCTTTGGGAAGCAGCCTTGTAGGATCCATGTATATTCTGGATGAACCGAGTATCGGTTTGCACCCCAAAGACACCGAACGCCTGATAACCGTATTGGAAAACCTGCGCAATTTAGGGAATACCGTAATTGTTGTGGAACACGATGAGGATATCATGAAAGCTGCCGATATGATCATTGATATCGGACCGGAAGCCGGAACTTTGGGTGGTGATCTTGTTGCTCAGGGAACTTATGAGGAGATCCTGAAAGCAGATTCACTTACCGCCAAATACCTGAACGGTACCATGGAAATTGAAGTTCCTAAAAAAAGAAGGAAGTTCAAAAATCATATTGACATTATCGGTGCCCGTGAAAACAATTTAAAAAACATCAACGTTACTTTCCCTCTGGAATGCCTTACGGTTATTACCGGAGTTTCCGGAAGCGGAAAAAGTACTTTGGTAAAAAAAATACTGTTTCCTGCCATGCAGAAACAGCTGGAAGGCGTTGGCGAAAAAGCCGGGCAATTCACCGAAATGAAAGGCAGTTATTCCCATATCAAGCATATTGAATATGTGGACCAGAACCCGATTGGCCGTAGTTCGCGTTCCAATCCGGTGACCTATATCAAGGCGTATGACGATATCCGTGATTTGTTCTCCAAACAGCATCTTTCTAAAATGAGAGGCTACCAGCCGAAACATTTCTCTTTTAATGTCGATGGCGGACGTTGCGAAACCTGTAAAGGAGAAGGCTCCGTTACGATCGAAATGCAGTTCATGGCCGATGTTCACCTGGAATGTGAAACCTGCAACGGAAAACGTTTTAAAAAGGAAATACAGGAAGTTAATTTCGAGAATAAAAATATCGACGATGTGCTGACCCTGACCATTGACGATGCGATTGCTTTTTTCAATTTGCACGGTCAGACCAAAATTACCCAGAAATTACAGCCGTTACAGGATGTTGGTTTGGGATATGTACAATTGGGACAATCCTCTTCTACCCTGTCCGGTGGTGAAGCACAACGTATAAAACTGGCTTCTTTCCTGGTAAAAGGCGTTACAAAAGACAAGGCATTGTTTGTTTTTGATGAACCAACAACCGGTCTGCATTTTCACGATATTAAAAAGTTACTGGCTTCTTTCGAGGCATTAATCGAAAAAGGGCATTCCATTATTGTTATCGAACACAATCTGGATTTAATTAAATGTGCCGATTATATTATTGATATCGGCCCAGAAGGCGGTGAAAACGGCGGCCAGTTAATGGCTTTCGGTACACCGGAGGAAGTTTCCAAAAACAAAGCTTCCATTACCGGAAAATATTTAAAAGACAAGCTATAA
- the bcp gene encoding thioredoxin-dependent thiol peroxidase, translating to MTTLKKGDKAPNFSGVDQDGKTHTLADYKGKKLVVFFYPKANTPGCTAEACDLRDNFERFRANNYELLGVSADSAKAQGKFKEKYSFPFPLLADEDKSVIQAFGVWGPKKFMGREYDGIHRTTFVIDENGIIDEVISEVKTKAHASQILK from the coding sequence ATGACAACATTAAAAAAAGGCGATAAGGCTCCTAATTTTTCGGGAGTTGATCAGGATGGAAAAACACATACTCTGGCAGACTATAAAGGAAAAAAGTTAGTAGTGTTCTTTTATCCGAAAGCAAATACTCCGGGATGTACGGCCGAAGCCTGTGATCTGAGAGATAATTTTGAGCGTTTTCGGGCAAACAATTATGAATTGCTGGGTGTGAGTGCTGATAGTGCCAAAGCGCAGGGTAAATTCAAAGAAAAATATAGCTTTCCTTTTCCGTTACTGGCAGATGAAGACAAATCGGTTATTCAGGCTTTTGGCGTGTGGGGACCTAAAAAGTTTATGGGTAGAGAGTATGACGGGATTCACCGTACCACTTTTGTAATTGATGAAAACGGAATTATTGACGAGGTGATTTCGGAAGTAAAAACCAAAGCACATGCCAGTCAGATCTTAAAATAA
- a CDS encoding endonuclease III domain-containing protein, producing MTKEDKITFVINTLNEIYPEIPVPLDHKDPYTLLIAVLLSAQCTDVRVNQITPLLFAKADNPYDMVKMSVEEIKEIIRPCGLSPMKSKGIHGLSQILIDKHNGEVPQDFAALEELPAVGHKTASVVMSQAFGVPAFPVDTHIHRLMYRWNLSNGKNVQQTEKDAKRIFPRELWNDLHLQIIWYGREYSPARGWSLEKDIITQTIGRKSVIDEYYKKSPKTAK from the coding sequence ATGACCAAAGAAGATAAAATCACATTTGTTATAAATACGTTAAATGAAATATATCCCGAAATCCCGGTTCCGTTAGATCATAAAGATCCCTACACCTTGTTAATAGCGGTTTTGCTTTCGGCACAATGTACCGATGTACGGGTAAACCAGATCACACCTTTATTGTTTGCCAAGGCCGACAATCCTTATGATATGGTAAAAATGAGTGTGGAAGAAATCAAGGAGATCATCAGACCATGCGGATTATCACCCATGAAATCAAAAGGGATACACGGTTTGTCGCAGATCCTGATTGACAAGCACAACGGCGAAGTACCGCAGGATTTTGCCGCGCTGGAAGAGCTGCCTGCCGTTGGACACAAAACAGCCAGTGTGGTTATGTCGCAGGCATTTGGCGTTCCGGCTTTCCCGGTAGACACCCACATTCACCGACTGATGTACCGCTGGAATTTATCGAACGGAAAAAATGTACAGCAAACCGAAAAGGATGCCAAACGCATTTTCCCGCGTGAATTATGGAACGACCTGCATTTACAGATCATCTGGTACGGTAGGGAATATTCTCCGGCAAGAGGATGGAGCCTGGAAAAAGATATTATCACCCAGACCATCGGAAGGAAATCGGTTATAGACGAGTATTATAAAAAGAGTCCGAAAACCGCTAAATAA
- a CDS encoding dihydroorotase: MNVILKHATIIDTESPFHNQTADIKIIDGIIKTIGQNLSNEENATIIERDNLHVSQGWFDSSVSLGEPGYEERETIANGLQVAAKSGFTNIALQPNAAPVIDNQTEVSFVLHKSGKAATQLHPIGALTKNSEGKDLAELFDMTNAGAVAFGDYNKSLDNANLLKIGLQYVQDFDGLVITYCQDEKIKGNGVVHEGIASTKLGLKGIPGLAEEIQIARNLFLLEYTGGKLHIPTISTAKSVTLIREAKAKGLNVTCSVAVHHLVLTDETLNNFDTRYKVTPPLRDENERKALIAGVLDGTIDMITTDHNPLDIEHKKMEFDNAKNGTIGLESAFGALLTVLPADVIVAKLTAGKSIFKIEKQAIKEGNKASISLFNTEGNWKFSKEDILSKSKNSAFLGQPMKGKAYGIYNQGILILNE, encoded by the coding sequence ATGAATGTAATTCTTAAACACGCAACAATTATCGATACCGAAAGTCCCTTTCACAATCAGACGGCGGACATTAAAATTATTGACGGAATTATAAAAACGATCGGACAGAATCTGTCCAATGAAGAAAACGCAACGATAATCGAACGGGATAATCTTCATGTTTCCCAAGGCTGGTTTGACAGCTCTGTTTCCCTGGGAGAACCGGGTTATGAAGAAAGAGAAACCATTGCCAACGGACTTCAGGTTGCCGCAAAAAGCGGATTTACCAATATTGCCTTACAACCGAACGCCGCTCCTGTTATCGATAACCAGACAGAAGTGAGCTTCGTACTTCATAAATCCGGAAAAGCAGCTACACAGCTGCATCCGATTGGTGCGTTAACCAAAAACAGCGAAGGTAAAGACCTGGCGGAACTGTTTGACATGACCAATGCCGGAGCCGTTGCTTTTGGCGATTATAACAAAAGTCTTGACAATGCCAACCTGTTAAAGATAGGCTTGCAATATGTACAGGATTTCGACGGACTGGTGATTACCTATTGTCAGGATGAAAAAATAAAAGGGAACGGTGTTGTTCACGAAGGGATTGCCAGTACCAAACTGGGATTAAAAGGAATTCCGGGACTTGCCGAAGAAATTCAGATTGCCCGCAACCTGTTTCTTTTGGAATATACCGGAGGGAAACTGCATATCCCGACAATATCTACGGCAAAATCCGTAACTTTAATCAGAGAAGCAAAAGCCAAAGGATTAAACGTTACCTGCAGCGTAGCGGTACACCATCTGGTTTTAACCGATGAAACGTTGAACAATTTCGATACCCGCTATAAAGTAACGCCGCCTTTGCGTGATGAGAACGAAAGAAAAGCGCTTATCGCCGGTGTACTGGACGGAACAATCGACATGATAACAACCGATCACAATCCGCTCGATATCGAACATAAAAAAATGGAATTTGACAATGCCAAAAACGGAACCATCGGACTGGAAAGTGCTTTTGGAGCCTTACTAACCGTATTGCCGGCGGATGTTATCGTCGCAAAACTGACAGCCGGAAAAAGCATTTTCAAGATCGAAAAACAAGCGATTAAAGAAGGCAACAAAGCTTCAATAAGTTTGTTTAACACCGAAGGCAACTGGAAATTTTCGAAAGAAGACATTCTTTCCAAATCAAAAAATTCCGCATTCTTAGGTCAGCCTATGAAAGGAAAAGCCTATGGTATTTACAATCAGGGAATTTTAATTTTAAACGAATAA
- a CDS encoding hydrolase, with protein MKKAILYLFILSLLFNVFQYMNSNKILKTQQKELDTAKLRIDKVRDSINTILVEKNDSDYFSLEYDDDAQEYFSRYDVMKVAAKVKEDLVTLNDAKTGNAMIPYEPIDGKKFIISKIKILNHRWIIADFYSGAVRGEVLLKYFHNEDKPTDFERIDAILFSNTVK; from the coding sequence ATGAAAAAAGCAATACTCTATCTCTTTATTTTATCCTTATTGTTTAATGTTTTTCAATACATGAATTCCAATAAGATATTGAAAACGCAACAGAAAGAACTGGATACTGCCAAGTTAAGAATCGATAAAGTACGCGATTCCATTAATACGATTCTTGTTGAAAAAAACGACAGTGATTATTTCTCATTGGAATATGACGATGATGCACAGGAGTATTTTTCCCGTTATGATGTGATGAAAGTAGCCGCTAAGGTAAAAGAGGATCTGGTTACTTTAAACGATGCCAAAACCGGAAATGCCATGATTCCGTATGAACCGATTGATGGAAAAAAGTTTATCATCAGTAAAATAAAAATCCTGAATCACCGTTGGATTATAGCCGACTTTTATAGCGGTGCGGTGCGGGGAGAAGTACTGTTAAAGTATTTTCACAACGAAGACAAGCCTACAGATTTTGAAAGAATCGATGCAATTTTGTTTTCGAATACGGTAAAATAA
- a CDS encoding M28 family peptidase, translating into MKILTKSLVVSLFAAMYGHTTQAQTFVQAYANIVNQSSQSGILTNLTEFENLGVKYRGTAAQANTLEWLKNKYLSYGYTASQLTEDTFTYSGATCKNLIVTKIGTLYPNTYVIVCGHYDTITGTGTNDNGSGTVSILEIARLLENIPTEYSIKFINFSGEEDGLRGSQHYVSTVVNGTTPKMNIKMVFNIDEVGGVAGKVNNTITCERDTSSPTANNAASNTITNELIQCVQLYSPLQTKLSYAYASDYMPFQSNGEVITGFFETNETTFAHTVNDLLVNMDPVYVFNVAKAATGATLHFAKATTSAILSREDFDNTFNVSFFPNPVKDLLTINKGKLEASHYTFSILDINGKQVLNHKVNDAKLLETVNVGTLSKGIYMGVLEAEGHRISKKIIIE; encoded by the coding sequence ATGAAAATCTTAACGAAAAGTTTAGTGGTATCACTATTCGCAGCAATGTACGGGCATACAACCCAGGCCCAGACATTTGTACAGGCTTATGCGAATATTGTGAACCAGAGTTCCCAATCGGGGATTTTAACGAATCTGACCGAGTTTGAAAACCTGGGCGTCAAATACAGGGGAACTGCTGCGCAGGCTAACACGCTGGAATGGCTGAAAAACAAATACCTGAGCTATGGTTATACCGCCAGCCAGCTCACGGAAGACACATTTACCTATTCGGGAGCGACCTGTAAAAACCTGATCGTAACCAAGATCGGAACGCTTTATCCGAATACCTATGTGATTGTTTGCGGACATTATGATACGATCACCGGAACCGGAACGAACGACAACGGCAGCGGAACGGTAAGTATCCTTGAAATTGCCCGTTTACTGGAAAATATCCCCACAGAATACTCCATTAAATTCATCAACTTCAGCGGGGAAGAAGACGGCCTGAGAGGAAGCCAGCACTATGTGAGTACGGTTGTGAACGGAACGACTCCGAAAATGAATATTAAAATGGTATTCAATATCGACGAAGTGGGTGGAGTAGCCGGAAAGGTGAACAATACAATTACCTGCGAACGCGACACGTCCAGCCCGACAGCAAATAACGCTGCCTCAAATACCATTACCAACGAACTGATCCAGTGCGTGCAGCTGTATTCGCCGTTACAGACAAAATTATCCTATGCCTATGCCTCCGATTATATGCCTTTCCAGTCGAATGGCGAGGTAATTACCGGTTTTTTTGAAACAAACGAAACCACTTTTGCCCATACCGTAAATGACTTACTCGTTAATATGGATCCGGTATATGTATTTAATGTAGCCAAAGCTGCTACCGGAGCAACCCTGCATTTTGCCAAAGCAACCACGTCAGCCATCCTGAGCAGAGAGGATTTTGACAATACTTTTAATGTGAGTTTCTTTCCAAATCCGGTAAAAGATCTGCTAACCATTAACAAAGGGAAATTAGAAGCAAGTCATTATACTTTTTCGATTTTGGACATCAACGGAAAGCAGGTTTTAAATCATAAAGTAAACGATGCAAAATTGCTGGAAACAGTAAATGTAGGTACATTGAGCAAAGGAATCTATATGGGGGTGCTGGAAGCAGAAGGGCACCGGATCTCAAAGAAAATTATAATAGAGTAA
- a CDS encoding alpha/beta hydrolase, giving the protein MNLSLFHLVREPKIKSDKNPLLLLLHGYGSNEEDLFSFASELPEEYFVVSARAPHPMPPYGNAWYSIHFDADANKFSDDEEAVESRELIVTFIDELLENYPIDKDKITLIGFSQGAILSYAAALSNPEKIQRVVALSGYVNPDIIAPDFQTKAISRLKFFISHGTVDQVIPVDWARKAPEFLKALGLDVVYKEYPVGHGVAPQNFYDFKTWLQQ; this is encoded by the coding sequence ATGAATTTATCCTTATTTCATCTCGTTAGAGAACCCAAAATAAAATCAGATAAAAATCCGTTGCTGCTGCTGCTTCATGGTTATGGCAGTAATGAAGAGGATCTGTTCTCTTTTGCATCCGAATTGCCGGAAGAATATTTCGTGGTTTCCGCCCGTGCACCACACCCGATGCCTCCTTATGGCAACGCCTGGTACAGCATTCATTTTGATGCGGATGCAAACAAGTTTTCAGACGATGAAGAAGCGGTGGAATCCCGCGAGCTGATCGTTACCTTTATTGATGAATTACTGGAAAATTACCCGATAGATAAAGATAAGATTACGTTAATCGGTTTTAGCCAGGGCGCTATTTTAAGTTATGCAGCAGCCTTGTCCAACCCGGAAAAGATACAGCGCGTAGTGGCTTTGAGCGGTTATGTGAATCCGGATATTATTGCTCCCGATTTTCAGACTAAAGCGATCTCCAGGCTGAAATTCTTTATTTCACACGGAACAGTCGATCAGGTTATTCCTGTGGACTGGGCCCGGAAAGCTCCGGAGTTCTTAAAAGCACTCGGACTGGATGTTGTTTATAAAGAATATCCTGTGGGACATGGTGTTGCACCGCAGAATTTTTACGATTTCAAAACCTGGTTACAACAATAA
- a CDS encoding RNA polymerase sigma factor, with product MANVVLPDAVLVKNYVGGDETALATLIERHQSKIYGFIYSKVMDREITEDIFQDTFIKVIKTLKTKNYNEEGKFLPWVMRISHNLIVDYFRKSKKMPYHRETEEFSIFSIMTDNSPNVENRIISEQVEVDLQRLIEELPEDQKEVLVMRMYQDLSFKEIADLTGVSINTALGRMRYALMNLRKVIEKNQIILTN from the coding sequence ATGGCTAATGTTGTACTTCCAGACGCTGTCTTGGTGAAAAATTATGTAGGTGGAGATGAAACTGCTTTGGCTACACTAATTGAGAGACATCAATCAAAAATTTATGGTTTTATTTATTCTAAAGTAATGGATCGTGAAATTACGGAGGATATATTTCAGGATACCTTTATTAAGGTAATAAAAACATTAAAAACAAAAAACTATAACGAAGAAGGTAAGTTTTTACCCTGGGTGATGCGTATTTCACATAATTTGATTGTCGATTATTTCAGAAAATCGAAAAAAATGCCTTATCACAGAGAAACGGAAGAGTTTTCTATTTTTTCTATCATGACCGACAACAGTCCGAATGTGGAAAACCGGATTATCAGTGAGCAGGTAGAAGTGGATTTACAGCGTTTAATCGAGGAACTTCCTGAGGATCAGAAAGAAGTACTGGTAATGCGTATGTATCAGGACCTTAGCTTTAAGGAAATCGCCGATTTAACCGGAGTGAGCATCAATACAGCTTTGGGAAGAATGCGTTATGCGTTGATGAACCTGAGAAAAGTGATCGAGAAAAATCAAATTATTTTAACGAACTAA
- a CDS encoding TonB-dependent receptor gives MKNSDNEITLKGDREIEHIPALKEKALRINLNKNIYGTFAEIGAGQETVRHFFRAGGSSGTIAKAMSAYDKDFSDAIYGVEDDGRYVTESRLKKMLSHEIRLVEERLKRDKHPSKMFFSYANTVATIDFAKQYKGHGWVGIKYQLDPEEDYNEIILHIRFKETDPRLQQETLGILGVNLIYGAYYKHNDPKKLLRYLYDHLDKDQLEIDTINFSGPRFKDVDNRLMSLQLVKNGMTDAVMFGPDGNNILPASILYRKNILALRGSFRPVTKVNMDMYQKSYEMFLEEKKVDKENAMVIFEITLSNLLSEGEIDERDFMDRAELLCSLGQTVMISNFQEYYKVVEYFSEYSKARMGLAMGVSNLIDIFDEKYYRHLSGGILEAFGKLFYRDLKVFLYPMEDEDGNIVTSQNLKVHPRMKELYKFFAYNGKVVDITDFDKEHLKIFSREVLKMIHDGQQGWEEMLPEGIAELIKVNHLFGCGEQKQLEEETSN, from the coding sequence ATGAAAAACTCAGATAACGAAATTACTTTAAAAGGAGACCGGGAGATTGAACACATCCCCGCTCTAAAAGAAAAAGCTCTCCGCATTAACCTCAACAAAAACATTTACGGAACCTTTGCTGAAATTGGCGCCGGACAGGAAACAGTAAGGCATTTTTTCAGAGCCGGTGGTTCTTCCGGAACAATTGCAAAAGCAATGTCGGCTTATGACAAGGATTTTAGTGATGCTATTTACGGAGTGGAAGATGACGGCCGCTATGTTACTGAAAGCAGGTTAAAAAAAATGCTTTCTCACGAGATAAGACTTGTAGAAGAACGCTTAAAAAGAGACAAACATCCCAGCAAAATGTTCTTCAGTTATGCAAATACTGTAGCAACAATTGATTTTGCCAAACAATACAAAGGACACGGATGGGTTGGTATTAAATACCAGCTGGACCCGGAAGAAGATTATAACGAAATCATACTGCACATCCGTTTTAAGGAAACAGATCCGAGACTGCAACAGGAAACCCTGGGTATTTTAGGTGTTAACCTTATTTACGGAGCGTATTACAAACACAATGATCCTAAAAAATTATTGCGTTACCTGTACGATCACCTGGACAAAGACCAGCTGGAAATTGACACCATCAATTTCTCCGGTCCGCGTTTTAAAGATGTCGACAACCGTTTAATGAGCTTACAATTAGTGAAAAACGGAATGACCGATGCGGTGATGTTTGGTCCAGACGGAAACAACATCCTGCCGGCTTCGATACTTTACCGTAAAAACATCCTGGCTCTGCGCGGAAGTTTCCGCCCGGTAACCAAAGTAAATATGGACATGTACCAGAAGTCCTATGAAATGTTCTTGGAAGAGAAAAAAGTAGACAAAGAAAATGCGATGGTTATTTTCGAAATCACTTTATCCAACCTGTTATCCGAAGGAGAAATTGACGAACGTGACTTTATGGACCGTGCCGAACTGCTTTGTTCATTGGGACAAACAGTTATGATCTCCAATTTCCAGGAATATTATAAAGTAGTGGAATATTTCTCTGAGTATTCCAAAGCAAGAATGGGACTGGCTATGGGTGTGAGCAACCTGATCGATATTTTTGATGAGAAATATTACCGTCATTTAAGCGGTGGTATACTGGAAGCCTTCGGTAAATTATTCTACCGCGACTTAAAAGTATTCCTGTATCCTATGGAAGATGAAGACGGAAACATTGTTACCTCTCAAAACCTGAAAGTACATCCGCGTATGAAAGAACTGTACAAGTTCTTTGCCTATAACGGAAAAGTGGTGGACATCACTGATTTTGATAAAGAACACTTAAAGATCTTCTCCCGTGAAGTTTTAAAAATGATTCATGACGGGCAGCAGGGATGGGAAGAAATGCTTCCGGAAGGTATCGCCGAACTGATTAAAGTGAATCACTTGTTTGGCTGCGGCGAACAAAAACAACTGGAAGAAGAAACCTCCAATTAA